One genomic segment of Trichoplusia ni isolate ovarian cell line Hi5 chromosome 5, tn1, whole genome shotgun sequence includes these proteins:
- the LOC113494019 gene encoding lysophospholipase-like protein 1, translated as MSVSTNEINEIIKICNTIEDSSFWARITKSKLVLIGIYFNITDTMSRLGALHLTQHTGPKHTATVIFFHGSGSSGADMKEWVRLMVKSFSFPHIKVMYPTAPAQPYTPAGGQISNVWLDRAGISPNVPEILDSIANIEVEVKNLIKKEHDSGIPSNRIVVGGFSMGGTLSLHTAYRWDRNLAGAFVFSSFLNSNSIVYNELKNLSGVRLPPLLQLHGNIDELVDLSWGQDTFNVMKSLGVEGDFHILDRLGHSINKRGMILIKDWIEKHLPEI; from the exons ATGTCAGTGTCAACCAACGAGATAAACGAGATCATAAAAATCTGTAACACGATTGAGGACAGTTCATTTTGGGCACGAATTACGAAATCGAAATTAGTTTTAataggaatttattttaatattacagacACCATGTCTAGGCTCGGTGCATTGCATTTAACTCAACACACCGGACCCAAACATACTGCTACAGTGATATTCTTTCATGGTTCAG GGTCATCAGGAGCCGATATGAAAGAGTGGGTAAGACTTATGGTAAAATCATTTTCGTTTCCACACATAAAAGTTATGTATCCAACGGCACCTGCACAGCCTTACACCCCAGCTGGGGGACAAATAAGCAACGTTTGGCTAGATAGAGCAGGCATCAGCCCGAATGTGCCTGAAATCTTAGATTCTATTGCAAATATTGAGGTGGAGGTAAagaatctaataaaaaaagaacatgacTCGGGAATACCTAGTAACAGAATTGTAGTTG GTGGCTTTTCGATGGGAGGGACACTGTCATTACATACAGCATACAGATGGGATCGCAACTTAGCTGGAGCATTTGTATTCAGTTCTTTCCTGAATTCTAATTCGATAGTCTACAATGAACTCAAAAATTTATCAGGAGTGCGAT TGCCACCATTACTTCAACTCCATGGCAACATTGATGAGCTGGTCGATTTGAGCTGGGGCCAGGATACCTTTAATGTTATGAAGAGTCTTGGTGTGGAAGGAGATTTTCACATATTGGACAGACTAGGACACTCAATAAACAAACGAGGGATGATCTTGATTAAAGACTGGATTGAAAAACATTTACCTGAAATATGA
- the LOC113494015 gene encoding membrane-bound transcription factor site-1 protease — MGLTRMKLFGILFGLQLISLAYSDEKPMNVDAVCNSTTSDRVDYEFNSDVVSSEHIITYKGYFSRSTRENYVYAALRNAGVSNFTLLRRDNPANEYPSDFDVIILEDGGRRALDALKDHPAIKRVTAQRQVTRTIKYIPEDDCGPAGCLYAGWRNHRGRSLRSLRQPLENGGYTSRKLLRTVPRQITSVLKADLLWSLGVTGEGIKVAVFDTGLARNHPHFGRVRERTDWTGENTLDDALGHGTFVAGVIASRADCLGFAPDADLHIFRVFTDNQVSYTSWFLDAFNYAIMRKIDVLNLSIGGPDFMDHPFVDKVWELSANKVIMVSAIGNDGPLYGTLNNPADQMDVIGVGGIGFDDRIAKFSSRGMTTWELPHGYGRMKPDIVTYGSGVRGSSVTGGCRSLSGTSVASPVVAGAIALLASGVPRHNLTPAAVKQALCMTALRLPGPNMFEQGHGKLDLISAYQFLRKYEPQASLSPSYIDLTECQYMWPYCTQPLYYSAQPTIANVTVINGLGVSGRVKEVSWHPHLPHGVLLSLSVEYSQILWPWSGWLALSFTVMEAGAEFDGVVEGHVNVTVESYDDSGEKTMKNATLTLPVRARVIPVPVRSRRLLWDQFHSLRYPGGYFPRDDLRAKHDPLDWHADHVHTNFRDMYRRLREHGFYLEVMGCPLTCIDTSLYGALLLVDPEDEYFPEEMAALKKAVDSGMSLVVFADWYNASLLRHVKFYDENTRQWWIPETGGANVPALNDLLSMYQVALGDRVFEGAFRLGGHPMYYASGTHIHSFPEHGILITAPLSDQGHQIMSGEKAGGTGGTSGGGQTVDVPILGLLQTDGETRDYTNDTSEKLPKSGRLVVYGDSSCLEGGAARNCHWLLLAALQYALVGHLPSSLKDAAAPQQHRLRDVHIIPSDLPQRAEGGRLHVYSRVLSPDGSGPRPVPECMTPSPVDPQPIHAPPSARTLAPRHQPTDPKSIGAPEIEGTEPAPRTWRGAGAAPSRSHSYEGQGPSTMSRAMTLLAIVAIVYCVTAAWRRCGRKLRRRRLMSLAT; from the exons ATGGGGTTGACCCGTATGAAGCTTTTCGGTATTTTATTCGGCCTGCAATTAATTTCGCTAGCCTATTCTGATGAGAAGCCTATGAACGTGGATGCAGTGTGTAATAGTACCACTTCTGATCGTGTTGATTACGAATTTAATTCAGATGTTGTTAGCAGTGAACATATAATTACTTATAAGGGTTATTTCTCTCGATCAACGAGAGAAAACTATGTCTATGCAGCTTTGAGGAATGCAGGG gtatCAAATTTTACGCTACTGCGACGTGACAATCCAGCAAATGAATATCCAAGTGACTTTGATGTGATCATTCTTGAAGATGGTGGCAGACGAGCGCTCGATGCGCTCAAAGATCATCCAGCCATAAAGCGTGTCACTGCACAAAGACAAGTCACTCGCACAATCAAATATATACCCGAG GATGACTGCGGACCGGCTGGGTGCTTATACGCTGGTTGGCGCAATCATCGCGGTCGATCTCTGCGCTCCCTCAGGCAGCCACTTGAA aaTGGTGGGTACACATCTAGGAAGTTGTTGCGAACTGTACCTCGACAAATAACGTCTGTTTTGAAGGCCGATTTGCTATGGTCTCTTGGAGTGACTG GGGAGGGTATCAAGGTAGCGGTGTTCGATACCGGCTTGGCACGCAACCACCCGCACTTCGGACGAGTTCGGGAGCGGACAGACTGGACTGGGGAGAACACCCTCGATGACGCGCTTGGGCATGGGACCTTCGTAGCCGGGGTCATCGCCTCCAGGGCCGACTGCCTTGGCTTCGCACCCGATGCTGATCTTCATATCTTCCGGGTCTTTACCGATAATCAG GTTTCATACACTTCATGGTTTTTGGACGCATTCAACTACGCCATAATGCGAAAAATCGACGTTTTGAACCTAAGTATTGGTGGCCCGGATTTTATGGATCATCCATTCGTTGATAAAGTTTGGGAGCTCAGCGCAAATAAG GTGATAATGGTGTCGGCGATAGGAAACGACGGGCCCCTGTACGGCACCCTGAACAACCCAGCTGACCAGATGGATGTCATCGGAGTCGGCGGCATCGGGTTCGACGACAGAATAGCCAAGTTCTCTTCTAGAGGGATGACCACTTGGGAATTACCGCAC GGTTACGGGCGCATGAAACCAGATATCGTCACGTACGGCAGCGGTGTGAGAGGGTCCAGTGTCACTGGTGGTTGCCGTTCTCTAAGCG GTACATCAGTAGCCTCGCCCGTCGTCGCTGGTGCTATAGCACTTTTGGCAAGCGGCGTCCCTCGCCACAATCTAACGCCGGCGGCGGTGAAGCAAGCGCTGTGTATGACCGCGCTACGATTACCCGGGCCCAACATGTTCGAGCAGGGCCACGGGAAACTCGACCTTATTAGCGCTTATCag TTCCTTCGCAAATACGAGCCTCAAGCAAGTCTAAGTCCGAGCTACATCGATTTGACTGAGTGCCAGTACATGTGGCCGTACTGCACCCAGCCGCTGTACTACAGCGCGCAGCCGACTATTGCCAACGTTACCGTCATCAACGGCCTAGGGGTGTCTGGAAGAGTG AAAGAAGTATCGTGGCACCCACATTTGCCGCACGGCGTGTTACTCTCGCTGTCGGTCGAGTACAGTCAGATCCTGTGGCCCTGGTCCGGTTGGCTGGCTCTCAGCTTTACCGTAATGGAGGCAGGCGCTGAATTCGATGGCGTTGTTGag GGTCATGTCAACGTTACTGTAGAGAGCTACGATGACTCCGGTGAGAAGACAATGAAAAATGCAACACTTACGCTACCTGTacg TGCTCGCGTAATACCAGTCCCGGTACGGTCTCGTCGCCTCCTGTGGGACCAGTTCCACAGTCTCCGCTACCCGGGAGGCTACTTCCCCCGCGACGACCTTCGAGCCAAGCACGACCCCCTGGACTGGCACGCAGACCATGTTCACACCAATTTCCGCGATATGTACCGCCGGCTTCGAGAGCACGGCTTCTATTTGGAGGTTATGG GATGCCCCTTAACCTGTATCGACACATCACTATACGGCGCGTTGCTATTGGTGGACCCAGAAGACGAGTACTTCCCAGAAGAGATGGCGGCCTTGAAGAAAGCCGTTGATTCGGGAATGTCCCTAGTCGTGTTCGCTGATTGGTACAACGCTTCATTGCTGCGACACGTTAAGTTCTATGACGAGAATACTCGGCAATG GTGGATACCTGAGACGGGCGGTGCTAACGTACCAGCACTAAACGATTTGCTCAGCATGTACCAG gTTGCGTTAGGTGACCGCGTATTCGAAGGCGCGTTCCGTCTCGGCGGTCACCCGATGTACTACGCCAGTGGGACGCATATTCACAGCTTTCCCGAACACGGAATACTGATCACCGCACCGCTTAGCGATCAGGGCCATCAA ATAATGTCTGGCGAGAAGGCGGGCGGGACGGGCGGCACGTCGGGCGGGGGGCAGACCGTCGACGTGCCGATACTAGGACTGCTGCAAACCGACGGCGAAACGAGAGACTACACGAACGATACCAGCGAGAAACTGCCCAAG TCTGGGCGCCTGGTGGTTTACGGCGACTCCTCGTGCCTGGAGGGCGGGGCCGCTCGCAACTGTCACTGGCTGTTGCTAGCCGCGCTACAGTACGCGCTCGTGGGACACCTGCCTTCCTCCCTGAAGGACGCCGCCGCACCGCAACAGCATCGACTGCGAGACGTACATATTATACCTTCAG ACTTGCCCCAGCGTGCTGAAGGCGGTCGTCTCCACGTATACTCTAGAGTGCTATCCCCGGACGGCAGCGGGCCGCGTCCTGTCCCGGAATGCATGACACCGTCGCCGGTAGACCCGCAGCCCATACACGCGCCTCCCTCCGCGCGCACTCTCGCACCCAGACATCAGCCTACAGACCCTAAGAGCATCG GTGCCCCAGAGATAGAAGGCACGGAGCCAGCGCCGCGGACCTGGCGCGGGGCAGGTGCGGCGCCCTCCCGGTCCCACAGCTACGAGGGCCAGGGCCCCAGCACCATGAGCCGCGCGATGACACTCCTTGCCATCGTTGCCATCGTGTACTGCGTCACCGCCGCCTGGAGGCGCTGCGGCCGCAAGCTGCGACGCCGGAGACTCATGTCTCTAGCCACCTAG
- the LOC113494018 gene encoding uncharacterized protein LOC113494018 translates to MAYSLGDRFPPDPKYFTLLDPGAYQSEKRAFKQNAAPFLSNTPRRTNPGNKIWTQAVYKQHDSHTIPNCSAMLSKQPRFPYDPFSAEDLEEILCKCGIVSSCECVTGKEQEKEVICQGKVRRRIYKGPTPRSILGDEGLSAPSRNDHGFSILADGTQIRKRTEVKDEKPPFYDARVNEATAFYRGCKWSQRTTKRSQDPPIGKPGPGHYNLVREPTPEEICAEEVRAFKRKTSKQMRFIEIIQTKNILDDHPGPAHYRPMSPKGTELTSTISKAKRFFSSKYDISPGPQNYFIKRDFETDPSTYLCHAILPEKSAFGTKARRFKHQYIEGPSPASYDVNSKICNFVHCPTAPFGTSAKRFKKDIMEEIEEFDLLDDETLQDKTEEEICVMPTWEFKSKTIRMKPLVKRNDEPSPADLPQNLIQVDDAPRSSELQLVAPFFSSEGRFQPWFNWIPICNPMETPGPGEYCTDKPECTPAVVKGPLCRAERFPVGRYKSPSPNKYRIHDGIETILATHNLRLKKNVNANNASFRWEQPQEQKSLSYEEQEAELLSKSISLLDPEDDEPQKPVHIIPQPVVAEKDKPKMLRTFLYARPLPKYM, encoded by the coding sequence ATGGCTTATAGTTTAGGTGACCGATTTCCACCAGATCCCAAGTACTTTACTCTCCTTGATCCTGGAGCGTATCAAAGTGAAAAAAGGGCTTTCAAACAAAATGCCGCTCCCTTCCTCTCAAATACTCCACGCCGCACCAATCCCGGAAATAAGATATGGACACAAGCAGTTTATAAACAGCATGATTCTCATACAATTCCTAACTGCTCTGCCATGCTTTCGAAACAACCAAGATTCCCGTATGACCCTTTTAGTGCGGAAGACCTGGAGGAGATATTATGTAAATGCGGTATTGTAAGCTCTTGTGAATGTGTTACTGGCAAAGAACAAGAAAAGGAAGTGATTTGTCAAGGTAAAGTAAGGCGTCGAATATATAAAGGTCCTACCCCACGATCCATTTTGGGAGATGAAGGTTTATCAGCACCATCTAGAAACGATCATGGATTTAGTATTTTAGCGGATGGCACTCAGATTCGAAAAAGAACAGAAGTAAAAGACGAAAAACCCCCTTTTTATGATGCACGGGTTAACGAAGCTACTGCTTTTTATAGAGGATGCAAATGGAGTCAACGAACTACAAAGCGATCACAAGATCCTCCTATTGGTAAGCCCGGCCCTGGTCACTATAACCTCGTAAGAGAACCTACACCAGAAGAAATTTGTGCAGAAGAAGTCCGtgcatttaaaagaaaaacatcgaaGCAAATGCGTTTCATAGAAATAATTCagacgaaaaatattttagacgaCCATCCAGGACCCGCACATTACAGGCCAATGTCACCAAAAGGAACGGAACTTACATCTACAATCTCTAAGGCTAAAAGGTTCTTTTCATCAAAATACGATATTTCTCCGGGTCcacaaaattactttattaaaagagATTTCGAAACCGATCCATCTACTTACCTTTGCCATGCCATTCTACCAGAGAAATCTGCATTTGGAACAAAAGCAAGGCGATTTAAACATCAATATATTGAGGGACCTAGTCCAGCGTCTTATGATGTAAACTCAAAAATATGTAACTTTGTCCATTGCCCAACTGCACCATTTGGAACTTCTGCTAAACGTTTCAAAAAGGATATCATGGAGGAAATCGAAGAATTCGATTTGTTAGACGATGAAACGTTACAAGATAAAACGGAAGAAGAAATATGTGTGATGCCAACATGGgaatttaaatctaaaactatTCGAATGAAACCTTTAGTTAAACGGAACGATGAGCCTAGTCCAGCCGATTTACCACAAAATCTCATTCAAGTCGATGATGCTCCTCGTTCGTCTGAATTACAGCTTGTTGCCCCTTTTTTTTCATCTGAGGGTCGTTTTCAACCATGGTTCAATTGGATACCCATTTGTAACCCAATGGAAACACCTGGACCAGGTGAATATTGTACGGATAAACCTGAATGTACGCCTGCGGTCGTTAAAGGCCCTCTATGTAGAGCAGAGCGTTTTCCAGTAGGTAGATACAAAAGTCCTTCACCGAATAAGTATAGGATTCACGATGGAATCGAAACCATCTTAGCAACACACAATCTAAGGTTGAAAAAGAATGTAAACGCTAATAATGCTTCATTTCGTTGGGAACAACCACaagaacaaaaaagtttaagctaCGAAGAACAAGAAGCTGAGCTATTATCTAAATCTATTTCTTTATTAGACCCAGAAGACGACGAACCTCAAAAACCAGTTCATATAATTCCACAACCGGTAGTTGCAGAAAAAGACAAACCAAAAATGTTACGCACCTTCTTATATGCAAGACCTTTACCCAAGTATATGTAG